The sequence TACACTAAACAGCATTTATTTTGTCAACAGAATTGAGTACAACTGAGTTATAATTGATAGCAAAACCATTAGCTGAATGATTGATGGAAAATTGACATTTATGTCAATATGTTTATATTCTCACTAATATTTGTGTTTCCAGTCTTGAGCTATaatgaataatactgctgtgaacatacTCATACAAGCTGATGTGTgttatacattttcatttatatttaatacttAGGAATACTACATATAAATTTacctagaagtgaaattactGGATCATAACTGTATGTTAAACTTTTTGAGATActaccaaattgttttccaaacatTACTTTGAAAATTGTTTCTGGCATTTTATACTCCATTAGCAAAGTATGAGTGTTCCAATttccccacattttttttttgccaattctTATTATTAACTGACTTTTTGCTTATAACCATCTTAGTAGGTGTAAAGTGGTAGCTCCTGTTCATTGTTTTTCAAAAGTAATaaattctgaagtgaagtgaagtgaagttgctcagtcgtgtccgactctatgtgaccccatggacagtagcctaccaggctccgctgtccatgggattttccaggcaagaatactggagtgggctgcctaaAATCATTTAAAGAGATTCTGTAATGAGAAAACAAATGACAGCAAGCTGTACATTTcaggtaaagaaataaaaatgcacaacAGAGAACTTTGGTACTTGTACATTCAGATGAGGAAAGTATATGATCTGTGagcgtgcgtgctcagtcttgtctgaccttttgggacccccatggactagagacccgcaggcttctctgtccattgaattttcttgacaagaatactgcagagggttactatttcctactccaggggaatctcctggacccagggatcaaaactgcatcttcctgcattggcaggaggattctttagcactgagctcctgggaagccctatataacCTGCAGCACAATATAAATGATCTAGGAATAAAATGGAGAAGGCGAGggcaccccactcagtactcttgcctggaaaatcccatggacggaggagcctggtaggctgcagtccatggggtcactaggagtgggacatgactgagtgacttcattttcacttttcactttcatgcattggagaaggaaatggcaacccactccagtgttcttgcctggagaatcccagggacgggggagcctggttggctgccgtctatggggtcacacagagtcggacacgactgaagtgacttagtagcagcagtagcagcagcaggaataaaaCACATTTCCCAGGTAGAGTGAAAAACTGTAAGATTTTATAAAAGAAAGCAGTTTCCCATCAACCCAGAAAGACCCAAAAGTCTTGCTAGTAAAGCACTATGTGGAGttgagggaggaaggggaagagtaAATTTCCAAAGCTGGTCATTTGATTTTTGTCTATGACATAATTCCTTATGTCCTGCTTCTTTCTATTTGTGGCTTTGAGTCATTTTGCAATTGAGTTttaacattatattaattttttattttgtgatttttaacttaaattaaAACGATTTTCATGGTACCATGAAAATCTTGATTTCTTATATCATTAATAAATCATTTATCTTCCCTTTTCCATGTTTTAAAGGATATGGTTTCAAAACCTTGCTTTTCTATGTTATAAAAGATTTAAAAccgtttttaaaaaatgttttctcttagaATTTGTTCTTTAGATTTTGGCCTTCTATGTGGAGAAAAGTTCTTTTTCACCAGGTTGGATTtggaaaaaagaggagagaatttACTGAAGCAGAAACACAGTGGAAGGGTAATGGTATGTCTTGGTAACTTagcaaaacacaaaacattttttctttccctgagtACAAAAGTAATAaagaacatttggaaaatatagtaaaggagaaaattgaaatcatgtgTTTCCTTACCACCCAGAGATAACAGTTATTAATACTTTGGTGtatatttattgagattttttttttctatttataaaagcaATGACTCAAAGGATCACCAATACCAGTCCATTTGGGCAGGCAGAACCTCGCCAATAAAAATGTAGGTATTCTGGAAATATTTCTCACTTTTCAGGATTTCAGCCAACACACAGATTCTAGCTCTGGGAAGGAAGGCTAGTAGGAAGTAGACTGAGTTCAGGGTTCTTAGCCTGCGGACTGAGTTTCAAGCAGGGTTCCAGTATGTTTGTTACTGAAGAAGATACAGGGGACTGGATCAAAAAGCTTCTGGACCTGGGGAAACTGACCTGTTGGCAAGCTCTGTAAGAGTGGTAGGGTTATGGCTCCTCTGTACCTCGTTTTCCTGTTTGTTAGGACTCTCTCAGGAAAGGGGATAGGCTTGGCCTCTATTGATGGAGTTCATCAGAGGCTTTCACACTGGGTTCTGAGGAAGAGAAAGGCAGGCAACCAAGGCAAGGACTAACTTTGTACAGGTTGAAAATGAGTCTTATTTCTAATTATATTACACATTTTCTGAAAGAAgtctttaaaaacatgttttaacgTGGCTCTTTTCTTGGCTCAAGCTACTAGTGGGCTTGGTTGAATATTTAAAGTACCATAGAGCCTGCTCATAGGGTATATTAtgttaatgtaattttatttttatttttatttttattttttttattttttttggaaaacaagaactcaattttttatttcatcatttcttGCATTTGAAGTACTCCTCGATGACATCCTTGGCCTGAGATTCTTTGCCATAGTCCTTAACCACCACACAACTGCAACCAACCACTTTACGGGGTTTTCCCTCTCTGTCAATTTTACAGAGGCCTACCCATTCCCCTAGTTTCTTGTTGTCATCAACCTTAATCAGGTTGATTTGATGCTCAGCACAAAGGGCCTCCACCAACTTGACATACATAGGCTCATCACAGTTGGATGCAAGCACACATAGATGGGCTTGGCGCTTGTCTAAAGCTTTCGCAGCTTCGCGAATTCCACGTGCTAAGCCATCGTGGATGAGGGCGGTCTTCAGCACCTCTTGCAGAGCAGTATTAACGTCCATTACACCTCCAGCAGCAATGCCTTCCTCGGCCATGGCGGTGGGTTACGGGTGGAGCCGAATCTTGAATGCACCCGAGCCTCCGCCTCCGCGCGGCTCCGCGGCGGCAGGGAAAGAGCTAtgttaatgtaatttttaatagaaGAAGTGGAAAATTGTATTGTGTTATGGGAAGCAATTAGAGATATTTTAGGAATGTATATTCTTGTTGCCCTTACAGTAGCTAGACAGCTTTTAGCTTTCAGCCaaagtgggattttttttccctagaaagtTTAGTAAGATACAAGCTATACATTGGTAGAATGTCTGGCCCAAtcgtaggtgttcaataaatattaaacactAACGGCAATTGTGAAGTTTCCTATGCTATGTTTGTCTCAGAAAGGACTGCTTCAGCAGAGCCACGGATTAAGGATAGCCTGGGACTGCAAGAAAGAGAGACATAGAAACTTTGCCCACAGCCCAATCCCACACATCAACGTGTCAGAACAAAAAGATCAGTATATGGTGGTAACTGCTGCGGTTCTCCCAGCATACTGAGCTGCCTTTTCTTGCTATTGGCCCTTCATGAATAAGGAGTTGAATCAGCCTGTGATAAGGCAACTGAGAAGTGCTGGCATTTTGAAAAGGATAACCTGTGAGTATGGTCTTGGGTTTTACTTACATATTTACATTTCCCCAGGTCTAGCTGCAACTTGAGAAGAAGCTGGGAATAAGGAGATAAGTATTCTTTGGCCCAAATGAAGGGCAGAAGTCAGTCTCCCCTCTGATCTGCAGTCTGGATCTTAAATCTGTGAGCCAAATCTCTAATACGAGGGACGAGTACAGATTGTGCAACAGAGGACCGCTGTGTGCATCTGACATGAGAAGTTTGTTCTGTGTGTCATAGTGTAGTTTTCATCTTGATAGACTAGCACAATCTGGGTGAAGTGACAGGGGAGGATCTGGGGAAAGGAGAAATGCCCAGGTAGCCGAACAATGAAAGCTTACATGCTACacagacagaaaggaaaataacacAGATGGCTCAGTGAAACTACTCACTGGTGAGTGGAGGAAATGAGAAAGCGGAGTGGGGATTTAAGGAAGAATAACATTTGTGAAGGCTGAATAGAATCAAGGGGATCAGAATCGTATACTGGAAAAGTGATATGGCATACAGTAATGTGTCCATTACCCACAGCACCATCACCATCAATCGTCTTTAGTCTATGATGAGAATTCAAAACTCAAGAGAGGCCTGTCTTGAACTGTGTCTATACTTcacattaagtatttatttttgtcattggTATTAGGAGAAGCTTCTGCTgatagcaatggcaccccactccagtactcttgcctggaaaatcccatggacagaggagcctggtaggctgcagtctatggggtcgctaagagtcggacacaactgagcgacttcactttcaattttcattttcatgcattggagaaggaaatggcaacccactccagtgttcttgcctggagaatcccagggacgggggagcctggtgggcttctgtctatgaggtcgcacagagtcggacatgactgaagcgacttagcagcagcagtagcagctgctgATAGCATTCCCATTCATGTGTGTGAGTGGGGCTCAAGGCTTACCAATTAATGATGCACAGTTCAATTTTGTCTAAGTACACAGGTAGATAGGCTGTCTGTCACCATTGGTGGCTTTCCCTCTTCACCTCTGGGGCTGCACGAAATCTCAATTAACTAAGAGCTTCTCCAGGTTTAAAGACTACAGCAGCAATCCATTGACTGCTATGGTTTCACAGAGTCAGAGGATATGCCACATGGCTAACTGTTGAGCTTTAACACATTCTTCCCACTTTCCTCTTGTTGACCCTGCTTCTAATCAGGATCCTTTAGCTTGGGTGGGTGCAGCTGCTATGGTTTAGTGCACATATCTAGGGGCAGAGATTCTATGAGTAGAACTTAGATGCTGATGGAGTGACTATACTTTGAATCTTTGTTTTTGGCACTCTTGAGTTTCCACTGATGTTAATTATGGCCCATGGGTGATTCTGTGGGGTCTCTAAAGGAAGCAGGTGGAAGTCCAAGTGACTGTTGTTCTTCCTTTGGAGAGATGCTTGCAGTGCAGAGGTTTACGTTGGCTGACTGCCTGATACCTTGTCTTGGTCCTTTTGGGGTGATGTCCACCAGAAGAGAGCctttttgaattgatttttttaaaaaaggctgcTCATGCATCCCTGAACAACAAGTTGCCTAGGAGGTGGCATTTGCATTTAGTTCTTCGCAATGGATTTCTATGAGGACGACCACACCACCACAGGCTTTGGATATCATTTTTGCATTGATATGATTTTGCATCATCTAGgacagaattccatggaatcatgtgtattttttaatgctttgggTTTAGAAGTACAGTCAATGAATATATAGAAGCTCCTGAATGACTGCACCAATGTTGTGTGATCCTGCCTTCTGTGCTGGCTTGATTTTTAAGAGGATGCTGGGCATAGTCTGATTCTGGCTTTAAGAATCACGGTTTTGTCTAGCACACTGCACAAATAGATGTACCCAAAATTCAACTGGTGGTGAAGAGCAGATTTCATAACTTTAGTAAAGTCTGCCACCAAATCTAACAGGCTGGCTTCATCATTATTTTAGGAGTTCAGAGAAATTTTCTTGTCAAGATACCTACTTGTTAAGACTCTGGTGTAAGAATCTGAGTTAGGCTAACTATCTTGAACCAATAATATCAAAGATGTGGAAATGAAGTTAGTCAGGATTAAGTTCAAATTCAGGGATTAAGTGCTGTGCTTTTTGAGGATCATCTCTGATACCACAGAATTTGACCCTGTTGCTTCACTGTGGAAAAAAGCCTGTCTGTAGACAGATGTGACATTTGGAcacttgttttcatttccatattcCACATTCTGCTTATCAAGACTACTCTTTTCCAAATAGGTTTATATGGcttagttaaaataaaaataaaagagatgaagTATAGATATATACTTCCTATACAGACACAGGAAGATTTATGTTATTTACTGAGTAGAGTGGTCGATATAAAATGATTCATGGGtgcaaaaaattaaagagagtaTACATTTAATATACAAAGCATTTACTGTGTGTAGAAATGTCTTATGCATTATGAAGTAAATTGAAATATTGGGGGATTAAAGAGGGATTTGCCTTTTTACTTTAAggtatttaaatttttgtaattaatatattaattttgccaagaaaaaaatacatcagTTTATTGGTCAAGTTTGGACACTTTGAGAAACCCAGCCCTCTCTAAAAAGAAATAGCATTTTTAAGAATGTTTCGGTGCCTTAGGATAAAAAATGTATTCAGATAGACTCTTAGTTAGATGTGAGGATTCTGAGtatcaggcttcagcaatcctCAGGGATAAAATTGAAGAGAATAACGAATGAAGGGTTCCCATACTCATATATATAGGGCTATTCACTTTATTATATTATAGTCATAGCTATTGTGGCTGATGTTTTTGACACACAAgggaacaaaagaaaagatatatgtgACCTCATTTCTTAAAGATTGTCT is a genomic window of Ovis aries strain OAR_USU_Benz2616 breed Rambouillet chromosome 16, ARS-UI_Ramb_v3.0, whole genome shotgun sequence containing:
- the LOC106990434 gene encoding small ribosomal subunit protein eS12, whose translation is MAEEGIAAGGVMDVNTALQEVLKTALIHDGLARGIREAAKALDKRQAHLCVLASNCDEPMYVKLVEALCAEHQINLIKVDDNKKLGEWVGLCKIDREGKPRKVVGCSCVVVKDYGKESQAKDVIEEYFKCKK